A genomic window from Prunus persica cultivar Lovell chromosome G2, Prunus_persica_NCBIv2, whole genome shotgun sequence includes:
- the LOC18784912 gene encoding uncharacterized protein LOC18784912 isoform X2: MSNRNPKSPYDSLMTQDQLIDSLTSHVSLYHSHSNTSDLKPNPNPRSAILKWFSSLTVHQRQAHLTAVDSKFVRILIQMLGKLRTNSHGFFIILPDLPSGDLPTLCFKRSSGLLSRVSESNELERRIFESTRLFASREGEKIEECSCSVKDLDTVSVSEGLVENVDRFVAVMDEISNGDFLRGEESDLGLDWVEFNWLKDKGYYSMEAFVANRLEVALRLAWLSCSNGKKRGVKLKEKMSAAGLAANVYWRKKGCVDSWGNLDLATRRNILTSVLGKSAKPLILEILKGTSSEVGDEMWLFNTGVEQPLRYNHNVSMRKTVPKLVADTEFGSSIIPASLSGESASLVGAFNNLILLQDIVMMISLCRHSEYDKGKLFYSTLSSISTISDFILRKVRGFLMVILLDCTKLELLAEGDKSLPKKSKAKPSACSRKSKGRTRNMKRPSPGRSLCADDFLCEKSLKDLNCTLAHKEKVDLVESKKMHGIHQETETFKEASSSKDEMDRAQALVVAKAHTAARKGRKDKGKNKITGCKNAVDVRKFESSVMEASSSSVIPEDYTAKCDPVSGDSAFQNITDCSAGCNILVTNSMPPDSANGSTKDEDATQSIQENYVIGSSASFCHRISEEYQSSDNITEIQIKSTGSETGNCEIVGNVIPSVPVVDDNAFSHKDIDFQNTRVGKSDVKDVSPDKAVRAADIKKEAILFQDQEHGNPICDTGASSSFECLPYEWPGVACAYFPPVNSHLPPATDRLHLDVGHNWQNHFRQSFLPTIHQARSCPIQGGCNPVLTRPLPMSLDWPPMVRRARGLALSRTCNYDSGFFSKKQCSFPQGFSTQNVQINTTMDIERRYSWDCTDLPDPIRAHELADEYDSHWISEDEVEVQAFSGVDYNQYFGGGVMYWNPSDHPGTVFSRPPSLSSDDSSWAWREADMNRAVDDMVAFSSSYSTNGLTSPTASFCSPFDPLGSGNQALGYVMPGNEVPGKVLHSSSTMTDTAADEESSGSLADVSGDVEGKIGDSLPYPILRPIIIPNISRERSREFKRSYDRKSPCVPPTRREQPRIKRPPSPVVLSVPRAPRPPPPSPVSDARKHRGFPTVRSGSSSPRHWGMRGWFHDGANLEEACLRMDGAEVVWPLRSNNISGRPLIQPLPAPLLQDRLIAISQLARDQEHPDVAFPLQPPELHNCPMRKASLSLMHSLVHDDIDFFCKQVAAENMARKSYINWAVKRVTRSLQVLWPRSRTNIFGSTATGLSLPTSDVDLVVCLPPVRNLEPIKEAGILEGRNGIKETCLQHAARYLVNQDWVKNDSLKTVENTAIPIIMLVVEVPRDLIASSASNVQSPKEEPPHMSGEQGSHVNSSVVVLEESALPKCSQINYDVTKDSVSVRIDISFKSPSHTGLQTTELVKDLTEQFPAAAPLALVLKQFLADRSLDQSYSGGLSSYCLVLLIIRFLQHEYHLSRPINQECV; encoded by the exons atgtcgAATCGAAACCCTAAATCCCCTTACGATTCGCTCATGACTCAGGACCAACTCATTGACTCGCTCACCTCCCACGTCTCTCTCTACCATTCTCACTCCAATACCTCAGACCTCAaaccaaaccctaaccctaggtCCGCAATTCTCAAATGGTTCTCATCTCTAACCGTCCACCAGCGCCAAGCTCACCTCACCGCTGTGGATTCGAAGTTCGTACGGATCCTCATCCAAATGCTCGGCAAGCTCCGCACCAATAGCCATggcttcttcatcatcctccCTGACCTCCCCTCAGGTGACCTCCCCACCCTATGTTTTAAAAGGTCGAGTGGGCTTCTGTCTCGGGTTTCCGAGTCGAACGAGCTGGAGAGGAGGATATTCGAGTCGACTCGGTTGTTTGCGTcgagagaaggagagaagaTTGAGGAATGCTCGTGTTCAGTGAAGGATCTTGATACAGTGTCGGTGAGCGAGGGTTTGGTTGAGAATGTGGATAGGTTTGTGGCGGTGATGGATGAAATATCAAATGGGGACTTCTTGAGAGGTGAAGAGAGTGACTTGGGATTGGATTGGGTCGAATTCAATTGGTTGAAGGACAAAGGGTATTACAGTATGGAAGCATTTGTGGCGAACCGGCTGGAGGTGGCTTTGAGGCTGGCGTGGCTGAGTTGTAGTAATGGGAAGAAACGAGGGGTGAAGCTGAAAGAAAAGATGAGTGCTGCGGGCTTGGCGGCCAATGTGTATTGGAGGAAGAAAGGGTGTGTGGACTCGTGGGGAAATTTGGACTTAGCAACAAGGAGGAATATATTGACTTCGGTGTTGGGAAAATCAGCGAAACCTTTG atTCTTGAGATTCTGAAGGGGACAAGTAGTGAGGTGGGGGATGAAATGTGGCTCTTCAATACAGGAGTAGAACAGCCATTGAGGTACAACCATAATGTATCTATGCGAAAGACTGTTCCAAAACTTGTGGCTGACACTGAATTTGGGTCAAGCATTATCCCTGCTTCTCTTTCTGGGGAATCTGCTTCCCTAGTCGGTGCCTTTAATAATCTCattttgcttcaggatatagTAATGATGATATCCTTATGTCGCCATAGTGAATATGATAAAGGGAAACTCTTCTATAGCACGTTGAGTTCAATTTCTACCATTTCTGATTTTATACTAAGAAAAGTACGTGGATTTCTTATGGTTATTTTGCTTGACTGCACAAAACTGGAACTTTTAGCAGAGGGTGACAAATCCTTACCTAAGAAATCAAAGGCAAAGCCTAGTGCTTGTAGCCGAAAAAGTAAGGGGAGGACCCGCAATATGAAAAGGCCAAGTCCTGGTCGTAGCCTGTGTGCAGATGATTTTTTGTGTGAAAAGTCTCTCAAG GATCTTAATTGTACATTGGCTCATAAAGAGAAGGTAGATTTGGTGGAGTCCAAGAAGATGCATGGTATACATCAGGAGACCGAGACTTTCAAAGAGGCATCATCATCGAAAGATGAAATG GATCGTGCACAAGCACTGGTTGTTGCAAAAGCTCATACTGCTGCAAGGAAGGGTAGgaaagataaaggaaaaaacaaaataactgGTTGTAAGAATGCCGTTGATGTgagaaaatttgaaagttCAGTCATGgaagcttcttcttcctctgtcATTCCTGAAGATTACACTGCAAAGTGCGATCCCGTTTCTGGTGATTCAGCCTTCCAGAACATCACAGATTGTTCAGCTGGTTGTAACATCCTTGTGACAAATTCGATGCCTCCTGATTCTGCAAATGGGTCGACTAAGGATGAGGATGCCACCCAAAGCATTCAAGAAAATTATGTTATTGGTTCTAGTGCAAGTTTCTGCCATAGAATTTCAGAAGAATACCAGTCATCAGACAATATTactgaaattcaaattaaatccACGGGATCAGAAACTGGAAATTGTGAAATAGTTGGAAATGTAATACCTTCTGTGCCTGTGGTGGATGATAATGCTTTCAGCCATAAGGATATTGACTTTCAGAACACACGTGTTGGTAAATCTGATGTAAAAGACGTCTCGCCAGACAAAGCAGTAAGAGCTGCTGATATTAAAAAGGAAGCTATTCTGTTTCAGGACCAAGAGCATGGAAATCCTATATGTGATACTGGAGCTTCAAGTTCTTTCGAATGCCTTCCATATGAGTGGCCTGGTGTAGCTTGTGCCTATTTTCCACCTGTCAACTCACATCTCCCACCTGCCACTGATCGATTGCATCTGGATGTTGGTCATAACTGGCAGAATCACTTTCGCCAGTCTTTTCTACCCACGATACATCAGGCGAGAAGTTGTCCAATTCAAGGTGGGTGTAATCCAGTTCTGACTCGACCATTGCCAATGAGTTTAGATTGGCCTCCAATGGTTCGAAGGGCTCGCGGATTGGCTCTGTCCCGGACCTGTAATTATGATTCTGGATTCTTCTCAAAGAAGCAGTGTAGTTTTCCGCAGGGTTTTTCCACCCAGAATGTCCAGATTAATACAACAATGGACATCGAAAGGAGGTATTCTTGGGATTGCACAGACCTGCCTGATCCAATAAGGGCACATGAACTAGCAGATGAATATGACAGCCACTGGATATCAGAGGATGAAGTTGAGGTGCAAGCATTTTCTGGGGTAGACTATAATCAATACTTCGGTGGTGGTGTGATGTACTGGAATCCTTCTGACCATCCAGGGACGGTTTTCTCTCGCCCTCCTTCCCTTAGTTCTGATGATAGCTCATGGGCTTGGCGTGAAGCTGACATGAACAGGGCTGTCGATGATATGGttgcattttcttcttcatatagTACAAATGGTTTGACTTCACCTACTGCTTCTTTTTGTTCTCCTTTTGATCCTTTGGGATCAGGAAACCAAGCTCTTGGCTATGTTATGCCGGGGAATGAAGTACCAGGCAAGGTGCTACATTCCTCATCAACAATGACAGACACAGCAGCAGATGAGGAATCATCTGGATCTTTGGCTGATGTAAGTGGTGATGTCGAAGGGAAGATAGGAGATTCACTTCCTTATCCCATTTTGCGGCCAATCATCATTCCAAACATTTCAAGAGAAAGGTCAAGAGAGTTTAAGCGTAGTTATGATCGTAAAAGCCCATGTGTTCCTCCTACTAGGCGAGAGCAACCTCGGATAAAGCGGCCGCCATCACCCGTGGTGCTTTCTGTTCCACGTGCTCCCCGACCACCTCCACCCTCTCCTGTGAGTGATGCCAGGAAACACAGGGGCTTTCCAACTGTTCGATCTGGTAGCTCCAGCCCAAGGCACTGGGGTATGAGAGGATGGTTCCATGATGGAGCTAACTTGGAGGAAGCTTGTTTGCGCATGGATGGTGCTGAAGTTGTTTGGCCATTAAGAAGTAATAATATTTCTGGCCGCCCGTTGATTCAGCCTCTTCCTGCACCTTTGTTGCAGGATCGACTGATTGCTATTTCTCAACTAGCTCGTGATCAGGAACAT CCAGATGTTGCATTCCCCCTACAACCGCCTGAGTTGCATAACTGTCCTATGAGGAAGGCATCTCTTTCTTTGATGCACAGCCTTGTCCACGATGATATTGATTTTTTCTGCAAGCAG GTTGCTGCAGAGAATATGGCTAGGAAGTCCTACATCAATTGGGCTGTCAAGCGGGTTACAAGGTCTCTCCAGGTGCTTTGGCCCAGGTCCAGGACAAACATATTTGGTTCAACTGCAACTGGTTTGTCACTTCCAACAAGTGATGTGGACCTTGTGGTTTGTCTGCCTCCTGTGAGGAACCTG GAACCCATTAAAGAAGCTGGGATATTGGAGGGCCGTAATGGTATTAAAGAAACATGCCTTCAG CATGCCGCCAGGTATCTCGTCAATCAGGACTGGGTAAAAAATGATTCGCTCAAGACTGTGGAAAATACAGCT ATACCTATAATAATGCTTGTGGTGGAAGTTCCCCGTGATCTCATTGCCTCTTCTGCCTCCAATGTCCAATCCCCAAAAGAAGAGCCACCTCACATGTCGGGCGAGCAAGGCAGTCATGTGAATTCTAGTGTGGTTGTTTTAGAAGAATCTGCACTGCCTAAATGTTCACAGATAAATTATGATGTTACAAAGGATTCAGTATCAGTTCGTATTGACATCAGTTTCAAATCTCCGTCTCATACAGGACTCCAAACTACAGAgctg GTTAAGGATCTAACAGAGCAGTTTCCAGCTGCTGCACCTCTTGCTTTGGTACTGAAACAGTTCTTGGCAGATCGTAGCCTGGATCAGTCTTACTCTGGTGGCTTGAGTTCCTATTGTTTG GTATTACTGATTATACGTTTTCTCCAGCACGAGTATCATCTTAGCCGACCTATCAACCAA GAATGTGTTTGA
- the LOC18784912 gene encoding uncharacterized protein LOC18784912 isoform X4, which translates to MSNRNPKSPYDSLMTQDQLIDSLTSHVSLYHSHSNTSDLKPNPNPRSAILKWFSSLTVHQRQAHLTAVDSKFVRILIQMLGKLRTNSHGFFIILPDLPSGDLPTLCFKRSSGLLSRVSESNELERRIFESTRLFASREGEKIEECSCSVKDLDTVSVSEGLVENVDRFVAVMDEISNGDFLRGEESDLGLDWVEFNWLKDKGYYSMEAFVANRLEVALRLAWLSCSNGKKRGVKLKEKMSAAGLAANVYWRKKGCVDSWGNLDLATRRNILTSVLGKSAKPLILEILKGTSSEVGDEMWLFNTGVEQPLRYNHNVSMRKTVPKLVADTEFGSSIIPASLSGESASLVGAFNNLILLQDIVMMISLCRHSEYDKGKLFYSTLSSISTISDFILRKVRGFLMVILLDCTKLELLAEGDKSLPKKSKAKPSACSRKSKGRTRNMKRPSPGRSLCADDFLCEKSLKDLNCTLAHKEKVDLVESKKMHGIHQETETFKEASSSKDEMDRAQALVVAKAHTAARKGRKDKGKNKITGCKNAVDVRKFESSVMEASSSSVIPEDYTAKCDPVSGDSAFQNITDCSAGCNILVTNSMPPDSANGSTKDEDATQSIQENYVIGSSASFCHRISEEYQSSDNITEIQIKSTGSETGNCEIVGNVIPSVPVVDDNAFSHKDIDFQNTRVGKSDVKDVSPDKAVRAADIKKEAILFQDQEHGNPICDTGASSSFECLPYEWPGVACAYFPPVNSHLPPATDRLHLDVGHNWQNHFRQSFLPTIHQARSCPIQGGCNPVLTRPLPMSLDWPPMVRRARGLALSRTCNYDSGFFSKKQCSFPQGFSTQNVQINTTMDIERRYSWDCTDLPDPIRAHELADEYDSHWISEDEVEVQAFSGVDYNQYFGGGVMYWNPSDHPGTVFSRPPSLSSDDSSWAWREADMNRAVDDMVAFSSSYSTNGLTSPTASFCSPFDPLGSGNQALGYVMPGNEVPGKVLHSSSTMTDTAADEESSGSLADVSGDVEGKIGDSLPYPILRPIIIPNISRERSREFKRSYDRKSPCVPPTRREQPRIKRPPSPVVLSVPRAPRPPPPSPVSDARKHRGFPTVRSGSSSPRHWGMRGWFHDGANLEEACLRMDGAEVVWPLRSNNISGRPLIQPLPAPLLQDRLIAISQLARDQEHPDVAFPLQPPELHNCPMRKASLSLMHSLVHDDIDFFCKQRIWLGSPTSIGLSSGLQGLSRCFGPGPGQTYLVQLQLVCHFQQVMWTLWFVCLL; encoded by the exons atgtcgAATCGAAACCCTAAATCCCCTTACGATTCGCTCATGACTCAGGACCAACTCATTGACTCGCTCACCTCCCACGTCTCTCTCTACCATTCTCACTCCAATACCTCAGACCTCAaaccaaaccctaaccctaggtCCGCAATTCTCAAATGGTTCTCATCTCTAACCGTCCACCAGCGCCAAGCTCACCTCACCGCTGTGGATTCGAAGTTCGTACGGATCCTCATCCAAATGCTCGGCAAGCTCCGCACCAATAGCCATggcttcttcatcatcctccCTGACCTCCCCTCAGGTGACCTCCCCACCCTATGTTTTAAAAGGTCGAGTGGGCTTCTGTCTCGGGTTTCCGAGTCGAACGAGCTGGAGAGGAGGATATTCGAGTCGACTCGGTTGTTTGCGTcgagagaaggagagaagaTTGAGGAATGCTCGTGTTCAGTGAAGGATCTTGATACAGTGTCGGTGAGCGAGGGTTTGGTTGAGAATGTGGATAGGTTTGTGGCGGTGATGGATGAAATATCAAATGGGGACTTCTTGAGAGGTGAAGAGAGTGACTTGGGATTGGATTGGGTCGAATTCAATTGGTTGAAGGACAAAGGGTATTACAGTATGGAAGCATTTGTGGCGAACCGGCTGGAGGTGGCTTTGAGGCTGGCGTGGCTGAGTTGTAGTAATGGGAAGAAACGAGGGGTGAAGCTGAAAGAAAAGATGAGTGCTGCGGGCTTGGCGGCCAATGTGTATTGGAGGAAGAAAGGGTGTGTGGACTCGTGGGGAAATTTGGACTTAGCAACAAGGAGGAATATATTGACTTCGGTGTTGGGAAAATCAGCGAAACCTTTG atTCTTGAGATTCTGAAGGGGACAAGTAGTGAGGTGGGGGATGAAATGTGGCTCTTCAATACAGGAGTAGAACAGCCATTGAGGTACAACCATAATGTATCTATGCGAAAGACTGTTCCAAAACTTGTGGCTGACACTGAATTTGGGTCAAGCATTATCCCTGCTTCTCTTTCTGGGGAATCTGCTTCCCTAGTCGGTGCCTTTAATAATCTCattttgcttcaggatatagTAATGATGATATCCTTATGTCGCCATAGTGAATATGATAAAGGGAAACTCTTCTATAGCACGTTGAGTTCAATTTCTACCATTTCTGATTTTATACTAAGAAAAGTACGTGGATTTCTTATGGTTATTTTGCTTGACTGCACAAAACTGGAACTTTTAGCAGAGGGTGACAAATCCTTACCTAAGAAATCAAAGGCAAAGCCTAGTGCTTGTAGCCGAAAAAGTAAGGGGAGGACCCGCAATATGAAAAGGCCAAGTCCTGGTCGTAGCCTGTGTGCAGATGATTTTTTGTGTGAAAAGTCTCTCAAG GATCTTAATTGTACATTGGCTCATAAAGAGAAGGTAGATTTGGTGGAGTCCAAGAAGATGCATGGTATACATCAGGAGACCGAGACTTTCAAAGAGGCATCATCATCGAAAGATGAAATG GATCGTGCACAAGCACTGGTTGTTGCAAAAGCTCATACTGCTGCAAGGAAGGGTAGgaaagataaaggaaaaaacaaaataactgGTTGTAAGAATGCCGTTGATGTgagaaaatttgaaagttCAGTCATGgaagcttcttcttcctctgtcATTCCTGAAGATTACACTGCAAAGTGCGATCCCGTTTCTGGTGATTCAGCCTTCCAGAACATCACAGATTGTTCAGCTGGTTGTAACATCCTTGTGACAAATTCGATGCCTCCTGATTCTGCAAATGGGTCGACTAAGGATGAGGATGCCACCCAAAGCATTCAAGAAAATTATGTTATTGGTTCTAGTGCAAGTTTCTGCCATAGAATTTCAGAAGAATACCAGTCATCAGACAATATTactgaaattcaaattaaatccACGGGATCAGAAACTGGAAATTGTGAAATAGTTGGAAATGTAATACCTTCTGTGCCTGTGGTGGATGATAATGCTTTCAGCCATAAGGATATTGACTTTCAGAACACACGTGTTGGTAAATCTGATGTAAAAGACGTCTCGCCAGACAAAGCAGTAAGAGCTGCTGATATTAAAAAGGAAGCTATTCTGTTTCAGGACCAAGAGCATGGAAATCCTATATGTGATACTGGAGCTTCAAGTTCTTTCGAATGCCTTCCATATGAGTGGCCTGGTGTAGCTTGTGCCTATTTTCCACCTGTCAACTCACATCTCCCACCTGCCACTGATCGATTGCATCTGGATGTTGGTCATAACTGGCAGAATCACTTTCGCCAGTCTTTTCTACCCACGATACATCAGGCGAGAAGTTGTCCAATTCAAGGTGGGTGTAATCCAGTTCTGACTCGACCATTGCCAATGAGTTTAGATTGGCCTCCAATGGTTCGAAGGGCTCGCGGATTGGCTCTGTCCCGGACCTGTAATTATGATTCTGGATTCTTCTCAAAGAAGCAGTGTAGTTTTCCGCAGGGTTTTTCCACCCAGAATGTCCAGATTAATACAACAATGGACATCGAAAGGAGGTATTCTTGGGATTGCACAGACCTGCCTGATCCAATAAGGGCACATGAACTAGCAGATGAATATGACAGCCACTGGATATCAGAGGATGAAGTTGAGGTGCAAGCATTTTCTGGGGTAGACTATAATCAATACTTCGGTGGTGGTGTGATGTACTGGAATCCTTCTGACCATCCAGGGACGGTTTTCTCTCGCCCTCCTTCCCTTAGTTCTGATGATAGCTCATGGGCTTGGCGTGAAGCTGACATGAACAGGGCTGTCGATGATATGGttgcattttcttcttcatatagTACAAATGGTTTGACTTCACCTACTGCTTCTTTTTGTTCTCCTTTTGATCCTTTGGGATCAGGAAACCAAGCTCTTGGCTATGTTATGCCGGGGAATGAAGTACCAGGCAAGGTGCTACATTCCTCATCAACAATGACAGACACAGCAGCAGATGAGGAATCATCTGGATCTTTGGCTGATGTAAGTGGTGATGTCGAAGGGAAGATAGGAGATTCACTTCCTTATCCCATTTTGCGGCCAATCATCATTCCAAACATTTCAAGAGAAAGGTCAAGAGAGTTTAAGCGTAGTTATGATCGTAAAAGCCCATGTGTTCCTCCTACTAGGCGAGAGCAACCTCGGATAAAGCGGCCGCCATCACCCGTGGTGCTTTCTGTTCCACGTGCTCCCCGACCACCTCCACCCTCTCCTGTGAGTGATGCCAGGAAACACAGGGGCTTTCCAACTGTTCGATCTGGTAGCTCCAGCCCAAGGCACTGGGGTATGAGAGGATGGTTCCATGATGGAGCTAACTTGGAGGAAGCTTGTTTGCGCATGGATGGTGCTGAAGTTGTTTGGCCATTAAGAAGTAATAATATTTCTGGCCGCCCGTTGATTCAGCCTCTTCCTGCACCTTTGTTGCAGGATCGACTGATTGCTATTTCTCAACTAGCTCGTGATCAGGAACAT CCAGATGTTGCATTCCCCCTACAACCGCCTGAGTTGCATAACTGTCCTATGAGGAAGGCATCTCTTTCTTTGATGCACAGCCTTGTCCACGATGATATTGATTTTTTCTGCAAGCAG AGAATATGGCTAGGAAGTCCTACATCAATTGGGCTGTCAAGCGGGTTACAAGGTCTCTCCAGGTGCTTTGGCCCAGGTCCAGGACAAACATATTTGGTTCAACTGCAACTGGTTTGTCACTTCCAACAAGTGATGTGGACCTTGTGGTTTGTCTGCCTCCTGTGA